A single genomic interval of Bradyrhizobium japonicum USDA 6 harbors:
- a CDS encoding undecaprenyl-diphosphate phosphatase, whose protein sequence is MSDAIRAVILGIIEGVTEFLPVSSTGHLLLAERFFHLGEGAFWDSFTVLIQLGAILAIVVLYFKKLWDVAIGMFTGDAYARRFVIGVLVAFLPAVIVGLVAGKYIKTLLFNPWVVCFSLIVGGAILLWVDRLNLKPREHDATRFPLLMYLYIGIAQCIAMIPGVSRSGASIVAAMFLGADKRAAAEFSFFLAIPTMIGAFAYDFYKSRSEMTMDHMGVVAIGFVVSFITAIIVVKTFLSYVTRHGFVLFAWWRVIVGTLGLIALALGH, encoded by the coding sequence ATGTCAGACGCAATACGGGCAGTGATCCTCGGCATCATCGAGGGTGTGACCGAGTTCCTTCCCGTGTCCTCGACCGGCCACCTTCTGCTCGCGGAGCGCTTCTTCCATCTCGGCGAAGGCGCCTTCTGGGATTCGTTTACCGTTCTGATCCAGCTCGGTGCGATCCTTGCGATCGTCGTGCTGTACTTCAAGAAATTGTGGGACGTCGCGATCGGCATGTTCACCGGCGACGCCTATGCCCGCCGCTTCGTGATCGGCGTGCTGGTGGCGTTCCTGCCCGCGGTCATCGTCGGTCTCGTCGCCGGCAAATACATCAAGACCCTGCTGTTCAATCCGTGGGTGGTGTGCTTCTCGCTGATCGTTGGCGGCGCCATCCTGCTGTGGGTCGATCGGCTTAATCTCAAGCCGCGCGAGCATGACGCCACCCGCTTTCCGCTGCTGATGTATCTCTATATCGGCATCGCGCAGTGCATCGCGATGATCCCGGGCGTGTCGCGCTCCGGCGCCAGCATCGTCGCCGCGATGTTTCTGGGCGCCGACAAGCGCGCGGCGGCCGAGTTCTCGTTCTTCCTCGCCATCCCCACCATGATCGGCGCGTTCGCCTACGATTTCTACAAGAGCCGCTCCGAGATGACGATGGACCACATGGGCGTCGTCGCGATCGGCTTCGTGGTGTCGTTCATCACCGCAATCATCGTGGTGAAGACGTTTTTGTCCTACGTCACCCGCCACGGCTTCGTGTTGTTTGCCTGGTGGCGCGTGATCGTCGGCACGCTCGGCCTGATCGCGCTGGCGCTCGGCCATTAA
- the queG gene encoding tRNA epoxyqueuosine(34) reductase QueG, translated as MAGGRAGIADLRGPRLLNSDPTELKAALANEARALGFDCIGITASGTIENAGKHFLEFIASGGHGDMDWLAAHPERRVDPRGLWQDVRSVIMLGVNYGPDQDPLAILQQRTRAAISVYAQGDDYHDLIKKRLKALARWLVATAPSDVKVFVDTAAVMEKPLAQAAHLGWQGKHTNLVSREFGSWLFLGAIYTTLELPRDDAEIDHCGSCQACLDICPTSAFPAPYKLDARRCISYLTIENKGPIPREFRKAIGNRIYGCDDCLAACPWNKFAQEGREAKLAARDELRAPSLAELAGLDDAAFRALFTKSPVKRIGRDRFLRNVLIAIGNSGEAILAEEARRLLGDESALVRGAAVWALEQLVSRGEFEAMRSAAASNEHDDSVREEWQAAS; from the coding sequence ATGGCTGGCGGGCGTGCCGGCATCGCGGACCTACGTGGACCTCGACTTCTGAACTCGGATCCGACCGAACTGAAGGCGGCGCTTGCAAACGAGGCACGCGCGCTCGGCTTCGACTGCATCGGCATCACCGCATCCGGCACCATCGAAAACGCCGGAAAGCATTTTCTCGAATTCATCGCCTCGGGCGGCCATGGCGACATGGACTGGCTTGCAGCACACCCCGAGCGCCGCGTCGATCCGCGCGGGCTGTGGCAGGACGTGCGCAGCGTCATCATGCTCGGCGTCAACTACGGGCCCGACCAGGATCCGCTCGCGATCCTGCAGCAGCGCACGCGCGCGGCGATCTCGGTCTATGCGCAGGGCGACGACTATCACGATCTCATCAAGAAGCGCCTGAAGGCGCTCGCGCGCTGGCTGGTCGCGACCGCACCGTCGGACGTCAAGGTGTTCGTCGACACCGCGGCGGTGATGGAGAAGCCGCTGGCGCAAGCCGCGCATCTCGGCTGGCAGGGCAAGCACACCAATCTCGTCTCGCGCGAGTTCGGCTCCTGGCTATTCCTCGGCGCGATCTACACGACGCTCGAGCTGCCGCGCGACGACGCCGAGATCGATCATTGCGGCTCATGCCAGGCGTGCCTCGACATCTGCCCGACGTCGGCGTTTCCGGCGCCCTACAAGCTGGATGCACGACGCTGCATCTCGTATCTGACCATCGAGAACAAGGGACCGATCCCGCGCGAGTTTCGCAAGGCCATCGGCAATCGCATCTATGGCTGCGACGATTGCCTTGCGGCCTGTCCCTGGAACAAGTTCGCGCAGGAGGGGCGCGAGGCAAAGCTCGCCGCGCGCGACGAATTGCGCGCGCCGTCGCTCGCCGAACTCGCAGGGCTCGACGACGCCGCGTTTCGCGCGCTGTTCACGAAGTCCCCGGTGAAGCGCATCGGCCGCGACCGTTTTTTGCGGAACGTGCTGATCGCGATCGGTAACTCCGGTGAGGCGATACTGGCGGAAGAAGCGCGGCGATTGCTCGGCGATGAGAGCGCTTTGGTGCGTGGCGCTGCTGTGTGGGCGCTGGAGCAGCTGGTGTCGCGCGGAGAGTTTGAGGCGATGAGGTCTGCCGCGGCGAGCAACGAGCACGACGACAGCGTGCGTGAGGAGTGGCAAGCCGCTTCCTAA
- a CDS encoding glutathione S-transferase family protein, whose protein sequence is MFTLFHHPFCPHSRFIRLIAGEYGLELRLVEERSWERREAFLLLNAAGTTPVLVDKEQSPIPGAAIIAEYVDEAYGADMGPKRLMPETVAERIEVRRLMAWFNEKFFEEVSHPLVTERIYKRFMSEENGGGAPSADVMRAAKANVRYHLAYIGWLAQTRNFLAGDRLTYADLAAAAHLSAIDYLGDVPWSEDDAAKAWYARVKSRPSFRPLLSEWLAGVPASRTYVDLDF, encoded by the coding sequence ATGTTTACGCTGTTTCATCATCCGTTCTGCCCGCATTCGCGTTTCATCCGCCTGATCGCGGGAGAATACGGGCTCGAATTGCGGCTGGTCGAAGAGCGCAGCTGGGAGCGGCGCGAGGCATTTCTGCTGCTCAATGCGGCCGGCACCACGCCCGTTCTGGTGGACAAGGAACAATCGCCCATACCGGGCGCGGCGATCATCGCCGAATATGTCGACGAGGCCTATGGCGCCGACATGGGACCGAAGCGCCTGATGCCGGAAACGGTCGCCGAGCGCATCGAGGTGCGCCGGCTGATGGCCTGGTTCAACGAAAAGTTCTTCGAGGAGGTCTCGCATCCTCTGGTCACCGAGCGCATCTACAAGCGCTTCATGAGCGAGGAGAACGGCGGCGGCGCACCCTCGGCCGACGTGATGCGAGCCGCCAAGGCCAACGTGCGCTATCATCTGGCCTATATCGGCTGGCTGGCGCAGACGCGGAACTTCCTCGCCGGCGACCGGCTCACCTACGCGGACCTCGCCGCCGCGGCGCATCTCTCGGCGATCGACTATCTGGGCGACGTGCCATGGAGCGAGGACGACGCAGCAAAGGCGTGGTACGCGCGGGTGAAATCCCGCCCGTCGTTCCGTCCGCTGCTGAGCGAATGGCTGGCGGGCGTGCCGGCATCGCGGACCTACGTGGACCTCGACTTCTGA
- a CDS encoding FAD-binding oxidoreductase — protein sequence MTLVSGWGRFPVVDSELLRPRSFEAVGEAVVTGSVARGNGRAYGDAAIGAIRTIAMTGFDRVRSFDPVTGRIRLEAGVLLSDLIDTFGRRGFLPFVVPGTRFISVGGAIAADVHGKNHHCEGGFGRYVDSILLRTGQGETIEASREQNSDAFFATVGGMGLTGVILEATMRLRPVETGWIRERVISASDLDAAMRALDAGDSATYSVAWIDCAARGSELGRSLIYLGEHARADELADGAGAFPAGKNPGLAVPIDLPSMTLNRYSIRAFNELYYRMGARRAGGSHVVSLYPYFFPLDSIADWNRIYGRRGFLQHQCVIPELGARAVLGEILDRVARRGDASFLAVLKKLGQGDGILSFPLPGYTLALDFPVKGDILNFLDEIDRLVVAAGGRLYLAKDARQSRATFEAGYPALRRFNAIRKALDPAGTIRSKLSQRLFDEV from the coding sequence ATGACCCTCGTCAGCGGCTGGGGGCGTTTCCCGGTCGTCGATAGCGAGCTGCTGCGGCCGCGGTCGTTCGAGGCCGTGGGCGAAGCCGTGGTGACGGGCTCCGTGGCCAGGGGCAATGGCCGCGCCTACGGCGATGCCGCGATCGGCGCCATCAGAACCATCGCGATGACAGGGTTCGATCGAGTCAGGTCGTTCGATCCCGTGACCGGGCGCATCCGGCTCGAAGCCGGCGTGCTGCTGTCGGACCTGATCGACACTTTTGGCCGGCGCGGTTTCCTGCCCTTCGTCGTGCCGGGTACGCGCTTCATCTCGGTTGGCGGCGCCATCGCCGCCGATGTCCACGGCAAGAACCATCATTGCGAGGGCGGTTTCGGCCGCTATGTCGACAGCATCTTGCTGCGCACCGGGCAGGGCGAAACCATCGAAGCTTCGCGCGAGCAGAATTCCGATGCCTTCTTCGCAACCGTCGGCGGCATGGGCCTCACCGGGGTGATCCTGGAGGCGACGATGCGGCTGCGACCGGTCGAAACGGGGTGGATCCGCGAGCGGGTGATCTCGGCATCCGATCTCGATGCCGCGATGCGCGCGCTCGATGCGGGCGATTCAGCGACCTATTCGGTGGCCTGGATCGATTGTGCCGCACGCGGCAGCGAGCTCGGCCGCTCGCTGATCTATCTCGGCGAGCACGCAAGGGCAGACGAGCTTGCCGACGGCGCCGGTGCATTTCCCGCCGGCAAAAATCCCGGCCTCGCGGTGCCCATCGACCTGCCGTCGATGACGCTGAACCGCTACAGCATCCGCGCCTTCAACGAGCTCTACTACCGCATGGGCGCGCGGCGCGCCGGCGGCAGCCATGTGGTCTCGCTCTATCCGTATTTCTTCCCGCTCGACAGCATCGCCGACTGGAACCGCATCTACGGCCGGCGCGGCTTCCTCCAGCATCAATGCGTGATCCCGGAGCTGGGCGCCCGCGCCGTGCTCGGCGAGATCCTCGATCGCGTCGCCCGGCGCGGCGATGCTTCCTTCCTCGCGGTGCTCAAGAAACTTGGCCAGGGCGACGGCATCCTGTCGTTCCCGCTGCCCGGCTACACGCTGGCGCTGGATTTCCCGGTGAAGGGCGACATCCTGAATTTCCTCGACGAGATCGACCGCCTGGTCGTCGCCGCCGGCGGCCGGCTTTATCTGGCGAAGGATGCTCGCCAGTCGCGCGCCACGTTCGAAGCCGGCTATCCGGCCTTGCGGCGCTTCAACGCGATCCGCAAAGCGCTCGATCCCGCCGGGACCATCCGCTCAAAACTTTCACAACGCCTGTTCGATGAGGTTTAA
- a CDS encoding SDR family oxidoreductase yields the protein MTSRKSAIVLGGSSDIGRAAARSFAKAGFDVALAGRDVAALEPDAADLRARYNVEVGLHKFDVLDTASFEGFVGALPALPDVVISIVGLLGVQQNAESDLAHATTIMRSNYEGPSLILGLFAEKFLARGSGTLVGVSSVAGDRGRASNYVYGSAKAGFSAFLSGLRARASRGGVHVVTVKPGFVRTKMTEGMKLIGPLTVEAPVVGDAIFNAVEKKTDVVYVSGKWRLVMLIIKTLPEAVFKKLKF from the coding sequence GTGACGTCACGCAAGTCCGCAATTGTGCTCGGTGGCTCCTCCGATATCGGCCGCGCCGCCGCGCGCTCCTTTGCCAAGGCCGGATTCGATGTCGCGCTCGCAGGCCGTGACGTCGCCGCACTGGAGCCTGACGCCGCCGATCTGCGCGCGCGCTACAATGTCGAGGTTGGCCTCCACAAATTCGATGTGCTCGATACCGCTTCGTTCGAAGGCTTTGTCGGAGCGCTTCCTGCGTTGCCTGATGTCGTCATCTCGATCGTCGGCCTACTGGGCGTGCAGCAAAATGCCGAAAGCGATCTTGCGCACGCCACCACGATCATGCGCTCGAACTACGAGGGGCCCTCGTTGATTCTCGGCCTGTTCGCGGAGAAATTTTTGGCACGCGGCAGCGGTACGCTCGTCGGCGTCTCATCCGTCGCCGGCGATCGCGGCCGCGCTTCCAATTATGTCTACGGCTCGGCGAAGGCAGGCTTCTCCGCCTTCCTCTCGGGCCTGCGCGCCCGCGCCAGCCGCGGCGGCGTTCACGTCGTCACAGTGAAGCCCGGCTTCGTCCGCACGAAAATGACAGAGGGCATGAAGCTGATCGGCCCGCTCACCGTCGAGGCGCCGGTCGTCGGCGATGCGATCTTCAACGCCGTCGAGAAGAAGACCGACGTCGTCTATGTCAGCGGCAAATGGCGTCTCGTGATGCTGATCATCAAGACGCTGCCGGAAGCGGTGTTCAAGAAGCTGAAGTTTTGA
- the fdh3B gene encoding formate dehydrogenase FDH3 subunit beta — translation MARMKFLCDADRCIDCNACVTACKNENEVPWGINRRRVVTINDGKPGERSVSMACMHCTDAPCASVCPVKCIYPTEDGIVLHDKDLCIGCGYCFYACPFGAPQYPQVGNFGSRGKMDKCTYCAGGGGPEAPGSAEEYAKYGSNRFGEGKLPMCAEMCSTKSLLAGDGDIIAQIYEERVEKRGYGSGAWGWTTAYHEDVKS, via the coding sequence ATGGCACGCATGAAATTCCTGTGTGATGCGGACCGTTGCATCGACTGCAATGCCTGCGTGACCGCCTGCAAGAACGAGAACGAGGTGCCTTGGGGCATCAACCGGCGTCGCGTCGTCACCATCAATGACGGCAAGCCGGGCGAGCGGTCGGTGTCGATGGCCTGCATGCATTGTACCGATGCGCCTTGCGCGTCGGTGTGTCCGGTCAAGTGCATCTACCCGACCGAAGACGGCATCGTCCTGCACGACAAGGATTTGTGCATCGGCTGCGGCTATTGCTTCTACGCCTGTCCGTTCGGAGCGCCGCAATATCCCCAGGTCGGGAATTTCGGCTCGCGGGGCAAGATGGACAAGTGCACCTATTGCGCGGGCGGCGGCGGACCGGAGGCGCCGGGCAGCGCCGAAGAATATGCGAAATACGGCTCGAACCGCTTCGGCGAAGGCAAGCTGCCGATGTGCGCCGAGATGTGCTCGACCAAATCGCTGCTCGCAGGCGATGGCGACATCATCGCGCAAATCTACGAGGAGCGCGTCGAGAAGCGCGGCTATGGCTCCGGAGCCTGGGGCTGGACAACCGCCTATCACGAGGACGTCAAGTCGTAA
- a CDS encoding formate dehydrogenase subunit alpha yields MLTRKSERRPERARLFDAAADEASTKLDRRTFLKRSGVTAGALAAVGELALHSVRKAEAGPPPPVGATVTTRKNVCTHCSVGCSVIAKVANGVWIGQEPDYDSPINRGSHCCKGAAVRDDVLNERRLRYPVKLVNGQWTRISWETAIDEIGDKLLDIRQKAGPDSVYWLGSAKFTNEAAYLNRKLAAFWGTNNSDHQARICHSTTVTGVANTWGYGAMTNSYNDIRNAKTILLMGGNPAEAHPVSLQHILEGKELNRANMIVVDPRMTRTAAHATEYVRVRPGTHIATIYGMLWHIFENGWEDKEFLAQRVYGLDEVRKQVAKWPPKEVERVTGLPEAQVRHVAELFAKQRPSTLIWAMGQTQFTTGTANVRASCLLLLATGNMGVPGAGANIFRGHTNVQGATDLGLDVTSLPLYYGLAEEAWRHWCRVWEVDYDWMKSRFPDKKLMETPGIPSTRWFDATLLPTNQVSQPNPVQAMFIMGHGVNTITRMPEAVKGIEKLELLVVCDPYPTAWSVLSERKNGTYLLPACTSFEMEGSRTNSNRSLQWGEKIVDPVFESKNDYDTMYLFARKFGFADLMFKNIKVENGAVSAEDILREINRGGWSTGYCGQSPERLKAHMRNQHKFDLVTLRAPKDDPEVGGDYYGLPWPCWGTPEYRHPGTPILYNTNLPVKEGGGTFRARFGVERVVKRKVVENGQEVEREDHDNLLAEGSYSVGSEIKDGYPEFTLGVLKKLGWDKDLTAQEREVIERINPADPDKVSWSTDLSGGIQRVAIEHGCSPYGNAKARMIAWNLPDPVPVHREPIYTPRPDLVADYPTLPDAKQFRVPNIGFSVQKAAVDRAISKQFPLILSSGRLVEYEGGGEETRSNRWLAELKQHMYVEINPTDAAERGIVDGGWVWVTGAENSSRARMKAMVTERVGKGVAWMPFHFAGWYEGANLRAKYPAGADPIVLGESVNTLTTYGYDPATGMQEPKATLCQIRAA; encoded by the coding sequence GTGCTGACCAGGAAGTCCGAACGTCGTCCGGAGCGTGCCAGGCTTTTCGATGCAGCGGCCGATGAAGCATCGACGAAACTGGACCGGCGGACGTTCCTGAAGCGCTCTGGAGTCACGGCCGGCGCATTGGCCGCGGTGGGTGAACTCGCGCTGCACAGCGTGCGCAAGGCCGAAGCCGGTCCGCCGCCACCTGTCGGCGCAACGGTCACGACCCGCAAGAACGTCTGCACGCACTGCTCGGTCGGTTGCTCGGTGATCGCCAAGGTCGCCAACGGCGTATGGATCGGGCAGGAGCCCGACTACGACAGTCCGATCAATCGCGGCTCGCATTGCTGCAAGGGTGCGGCGGTTCGCGACGACGTGTTGAACGAACGACGCCTGCGTTACCCCGTCAAGCTCGTCAACGGACAGTGGACGCGCATCTCCTGGGAGACGGCGATCGACGAGATCGGCGACAAGCTGCTGGATATCCGCCAGAAGGCGGGGCCCGACTCGGTCTATTGGCTCGGCTCCGCCAAGTTCACCAACGAGGCCGCTTATCTCAATCGCAAGCTTGCGGCGTTCTGGGGCACCAACAATTCCGATCACCAGGCGCGGATCTGCCACTCCACGACGGTCACCGGCGTAGCCAATACCTGGGGCTACGGCGCGATGACCAACAGCTACAACGACATCCGCAACGCCAAGACCATCCTGTTGATGGGTGGCAATCCCGCCGAGGCCCATCCGGTCTCCCTGCAGCACATTCTTGAAGGCAAGGAGCTCAACCGCGCCAATATGATCGTGGTCGATCCCCGGATGACGCGGACCGCTGCGCACGCGACCGAATATGTCCGGGTTCGCCCCGGCACGCATATCGCCACGATCTACGGCATGCTGTGGCACATTTTCGAAAATGGCTGGGAGGACAAGGAATTCCTCGCTCAGCGTGTCTACGGCCTGGATGAGGTCCGGAAGCAGGTTGCGAAGTGGCCGCCCAAGGAGGTCGAGCGCGTGACCGGCCTGCCGGAGGCGCAGGTCAGACACGTCGCCGAACTGTTCGCCAAACAGAGGCCGTCCACCCTGATCTGGGCGATGGGGCAGACTCAATTCACCACCGGCACCGCCAATGTCCGCGCCAGCTGCCTGTTGCTGCTCGCCACCGGCAACATGGGGGTGCCCGGCGCAGGCGCCAACATTTTCCGCGGCCACACCAACGTGCAGGGTGCAACCGATCTCGGTCTCGATGTCACCTCGCTGCCGCTGTACTACGGTCTTGCCGAGGAGGCCTGGCGGCATTGGTGCCGGGTATGGGAGGTCGATTACGACTGGATGAAGTCGCGTTTCCCCGACAAGAAGCTGATGGAAACGCCGGGCATTCCGAGCACGCGCTGGTTCGACGCAACCTTGTTGCCAACCAATCAGGTCAGCCAGCCCAATCCGGTGCAGGCCATGTTCATCATGGGCCATGGCGTCAACACCATCACGCGGATGCCGGAAGCGGTGAAGGGCATCGAGAAGCTGGAGTTGCTGGTGGTCTGCGATCCCTACCCGACCGCGTGGTCGGTGCTGTCGGAGCGCAAGAACGGCACCTACCTCCTGCCGGCCTGCACGAGCTTCGAAATGGAGGGCTCGCGCACCAACTCCAACCGGTCGCTGCAATGGGGCGAAAAAATCGTCGATCCGGTCTTCGAATCGAAGAACGACTACGACACCATGTACCTGTTCGCCCGCAAGTTCGGATTTGCCGACCTGATGTTCAAGAACATCAAGGTCGAGAACGGCGCGGTTTCGGCGGAGGACATCCTGCGCGAGATCAACCGCGGCGGCTGGTCGACCGGCTATTGCGGACAGTCGCCGGAGCGGCTCAAGGCCCACATGAGAAACCAGCACAAGTTCGATCTGGTGACGCTGCGGGCACCGAAGGACGATCCGGAGGTTGGTGGAGATTATTACGGCCTGCCATGGCCGTGCTGGGGCACGCCCGAGTACAGGCATCCGGGCACGCCGATCCTCTACAATACCAATCTTCCGGTGAAGGAGGGTGGCGGCACCTTCCGCGCGCGGTTCGGAGTCGAGCGCGTCGTGAAGCGCAAGGTGGTGGAGAACGGGCAGGAGGTGGAGCGGGAAGATCACGATAATCTTCTCGCCGAAGGCTCGTATTCCGTCGGTTCGGAGATCAAGGACGGCTATCCCGAGTTCACCCTCGGCGTGCTGAAGAAACTCGGCTGGGACAAGGACCTCACCGCGCAGGAACGCGAGGTGATCGAGCGCATCAATCCGGCCGATCCCGACAAGGTGTCATGGTCGACCGACTTGTCCGGCGGCATCCAGCGGGTCGCGATCGAACACGGGTGTTCGCCTTACGGAAACGCCAAGGCACGCATGATCGCGTGGAATCTTCCCGATCCGGTTCCGGTGCATCGCGAGCCGATCTACACGCCGCGTCCCGACCTCGTCGCCGACTATCCGACCTTGCCGGACGCGAAGCAGTTCCGCGTGCCCAATATCGGCTTCTCCGTGCAGAAGGCCGCCGTCGATCGCGCGATCTCGAAGCAGTTCCCGCTGATCCTGAGCTCGGGCCGTCTGGTTGAATACGAAGGCGGTGGCGAGGAAACGCGGTCCAACAGATGGCTCGCCGAACTGAAGCAGCACATGTACGTCGAGATCAACCCGACGGACGCAGCCGAGCGCGGCATCGTCGATGGTGGCTGGGTCTGGGTGACCGGTGCAGAGAACAGCTCGCGGGCCCGGATGAAGGCGATGGTGACTGAACGCGTCGGCAAGGGCGTTGCCTGGATGCCGTTCCATTTCGCCGGCTGGTACGAGGGGGCCAACCTTCGGGCGAAATATCCGGCGGGAGCCGATCCCATCGTGCTCGGCGAGAGCGTCAATACGCTGACGACCTATGGCTATGATCCTGCCACCGGCATGCAGGAGCCGAAGGCCACGCTGTGTCAGATCAGGGCCGCATGA
- a CDS encoding complex I NDUFA9 subunit family protein encodes MASNLETLVTVFGGSGFLGRNVVRALCRRDYRVRVAVRRPELAGYLQPSGRVGQVHIVQANLRYPASVEAAMRDSDVVINLVGILAESGAQTFDAVQAKGAETVAKAAAAAGARLVHVSAIGADAESPSHYARAKAAGEAAVLAAVPSATIFRPSVIFGPEDQFTNRFAALARMSPVLPLIGEMTRMQPVYVGDVATAIADAVDGKAKAGATYELGGPEVLTMREIIEAIVAIADRKPMLVPLSFSLARFQANFLQFAPGALKLTPDQVTLLARDNVVSDAAKAAGLTLEGLGISADSLEAIAPQYLWRFRAAGQFQRKSA; translated from the coding sequence ATGGCATCGAATCTGGAAACTCTCGTCACGGTTTTCGGCGGATCGGGGTTTTTGGGCCGGAATGTCGTCCGCGCGCTGTGCCGGCGGGACTACCGGGTCCGGGTCGCAGTGCGGCGGCCGGAACTGGCCGGGTACCTCCAGCCGTCGGGGCGGGTCGGGCAGGTCCACATCGTGCAGGCCAATCTACGCTATCCGGCCTCGGTCGAGGCGGCGATGCGTGATTCGGATGTCGTGATCAATCTGGTCGGTATCCTCGCCGAGAGCGGCGCGCAGACCTTCGACGCCGTCCAGGCCAAGGGCGCCGAGACCGTCGCCAAGGCGGCGGCCGCCGCAGGCGCCCGTCTGGTGCATGTCTCGGCGATCGGCGCCGACGCCGAATCGCCCTCGCACTATGCCAGGGCCAAGGCGGCCGGCGAGGCGGCGGTGCTGGCCGCGGTGCCCTCGGCCACGATCTTCCGCCCGTCGGTGATCTTCGGGCCCGAGGACCAGTTCACCAACCGCTTTGCCGCGCTGGCGCGGATGTCGCCGGTGCTGCCGCTGATCGGCGAGATGACCCGGATGCAGCCGGTCTATGTCGGCGATGTCGCCACCGCGATCGCGGATGCCGTCGACGGCAAGGCCAAGGCGGGCGCGACCTACGAGCTCGGCGGGCCGGAAGTGCTGACCATGCGCGAGATCATCGAGGCCATCGTCGCGATCGCCGACCGCAAGCCGATGCTGGTGCCGCTGTCGTTCTCCCTTGCCCGTTTCCAGGCCAATTTCCTGCAATTCGCGCCGGGCGCGCTGAAGCTGACGCCGGACCAGGTCACGCTGCTGGCGCGCGACAATGTCGTGTCGGATGCGGCGAAGGCGGCCGGGCTGACGCTGGAAGGGCTCGGCATATCAGCCGATTCGCTGGAGGCGATCGCCCCGCAATATCTCTGGCGTTTCCGCGCCGCGGGTCAGTTCCAGCGCAAGAGCGCGTAG
- a CDS encoding acyl-CoA thioesterase domain-containing protein has product MTNMPFFTRDGDTFHPTEVANGPWDPKSLHGRVIVGLLGFAIEERHSGPEFVPARLTVDMFRLPTIDKPIEVTTRLVRDGLRIRVVEAEFVSGGVSMARASCQLLRKTQNPDGNVWSPPNWDVPKPDDIPKPTDPRLGMNGKWTTRPIVGHMGSLGPRRLWMSEVRELVAGVPMTPFVHVAVGADFASPFANAGDKGLGYINSDVTIYLHRLPVTNWIGFDVVNHQATDGVAIGECWLYDEQGPIGTATVAALAQRKPMANPSKR; this is encoded by the coding sequence ATGACAAACATGCCTTTCTTCACCCGCGACGGCGATACATTCCATCCGACGGAAGTGGCCAACGGTCCCTGGGATCCGAAATCGCTGCACGGACGCGTCATCGTCGGACTGCTCGGCTTCGCCATCGAGGAGCGCCATTCCGGCCCTGAATTCGTCCCTGCACGGCTCACGGTCGACATGTTTCGGCTGCCGACCATCGACAAGCCGATCGAGGTGACGACGCGGCTGGTGCGCGACGGACTGCGCATTCGCGTGGTCGAGGCTGAATTTGTCTCCGGCGGCGTCAGCATGGCGCGTGCCTCGTGCCAGCTGCTGCGCAAAACGCAGAATCCGGACGGCAACGTCTGGTCGCCGCCGAACTGGGACGTGCCGAAGCCGGACGACATTCCCAAGCCCACCGATCCCAGGCTCGGCATGAACGGCAAATGGACGACGCGGCCGATCGTCGGCCATATGGGCTCGCTCGGTCCGCGCCGGCTCTGGATGAGCGAGGTGCGCGAGCTCGTGGCCGGCGTGCCGATGACGCCGTTCGTGCATGTCGCTGTCGGCGCCGATTTCGCCAGCCCCTTTGCCAACGCCGGCGACAAGGGGCTCGGCTACATCAACAGCGACGTGACGATCTATCTGCACCGCCTGCCGGTGACGAACTGGATCGGCTTCGACGTGGTCAATCACCAGGCGACCGATGGTGTCGCGATTGGCGAATGCTGGCTCTACGACGAGCAGGGCCCGATCGGCACCGCCACGGTCGCAGCACTGGCACAGCGCAAGCCGATGGCGAATCCGTCGAAGCGGTAG